The Citrifermentans bemidjiense Bem genome window below encodes:
- the nuoL gene encoding NADH-quinone oxidoreductase subunit L, which produces MFDLVWLIPLCPLIGSVINGLLGKKIKNETVIGGIAAGAVFCSFLVACGILFQLLSLPGEERVFQKTIFTWIQSGTFKADIGFLIDPLSATMLMIVTGVGFLIHLYSIGYMHGEEGFYRYFCYLNLFTFSMLCLVSGNNLLLMFIGWEGVGLCSYLLIGYYFHKKSAGDAGKKAFVMNRIGDFGFLLGVFTLFWYLGVNHNVWTINFVELAKNADLLVPGAVVTTVCLCFFLGATGKSAQIPLYTWLPDAMEGPTPVSALIHAATMVTAGVYMIARMNFIYIKSPTALLVIACVGAATALFAATIGTAQNDIKRVLAYSTVSQLGYMFLAMGVGAFTAGVFHLMTHAFFKACLFLGSGSVIHAMHHALHHEHSDADPQDMRNMGGLKSKMPITFLTFLVATIAIAGIPGFAGFFSKDEILWQAFANPHHGSANLVLWGCGAVAAGLTAFYMFRLVFMTFFGQTRLSEKAFHHLHESPWVITVPLVCLALLSLVGGWIGVPKILGDVLGGLPNYFEGYLEPVFAYSNAYVLHNVHGAHPSHAVEWGLMGTSVVIACAGIGLAAGLYLIAPSVPEKFVATFPVLHRAVYNKWYIDEIYDFVFVNPCKALGNFLWKGFDVVVIDGIVNGVAAVVRGFSGILRYVQTGFVHNYAFSMVIGVVVIVGVYLFR; this is translated from the coding sequence ATGTTTGATTTAGTATGGTTGATCCCACTGTGCCCTCTCATCGGCTCGGTCATCAACGGCCTACTCGGCAAGAAGATCAAAAACGAAACGGTCATCGGTGGGATCGCAGCCGGGGCAGTCTTCTGCTCCTTCCTGGTCGCCTGCGGAATCCTCTTCCAGCTCCTGAGTCTGCCGGGTGAGGAGAGGGTGTTCCAGAAGACCATCTTCACCTGGATCCAGTCAGGGACCTTCAAAGCCGACATCGGCTTCCTGATCGATCCGCTCTCCGCAACCATGCTGATGATCGTAACGGGGGTCGGCTTCCTGATCCACCTCTACTCCATCGGCTACATGCACGGCGAAGAAGGGTTCTACCGCTACTTCTGCTACCTGAACCTCTTTACCTTCTCCATGCTCTGCCTGGTGTCGGGCAACAACCTGCTCCTCATGTTCATCGGCTGGGAGGGCGTGGGTCTCTGCTCTTACCTCTTGATCGGCTACTACTTCCATAAGAAGTCGGCCGGCGACGCCGGTAAGAAGGCGTTCGTGATGAACAGGATCGGCGACTTCGGCTTCCTGCTCGGCGTCTTCACCCTCTTCTGGTACCTGGGTGTCAACCACAACGTCTGGACCATCAACTTCGTAGAGCTCGCCAAGAACGCCGACCTCCTGGTCCCGGGTGCCGTAGTGACCACCGTCTGCCTCTGCTTCTTCCTTGGTGCAACCGGTAAGTCCGCGCAGATCCCGCTCTACACCTGGCTCCCGGACGCGATGGAAGGCCCGACCCCGGTTTCCGCCCTCATCCACGCGGCCACCATGGTCACCGCCGGCGTCTACATGATCGCCCGCATGAACTTCATCTACATCAAGAGCCCGACCGCGCTGCTCGTCATCGCCTGCGTCGGCGCCGCCACCGCCCTCTTCGCGGCGACCATCGGCACCGCGCAAAACGACATCAAGCGCGTCCTGGCTTACTCGACCGTTTCCCAGCTGGGCTACATGTTCCTGGCCATGGGGGTCGGCGCCTTCACCGCCGGCGTGTTCCACCTGATGACCCACGCCTTCTTCAAGGCCTGCCTGTTCCTCGGTTCCGGCTCCGTCATCCACGCCATGCACCACGCGCTGCACCACGAGCATTCCGACGCCGACCCGCAGGACATGAGAAACATGGGCGGGCTTAAGTCCAAGATGCCGATCACCTTCCTGACCTTCCTGGTGGCGACCATCGCCATCGCAGGTATCCCGGGCTTCGCCGGCTTCTTCTCCAAGGACGAGATCCTCTGGCAGGCATTTGCCAACCCGCACCACGGCAGCGCCAACCTGGTATTGTGGGGCTGCGGCGCAGTCGCCGCAGGTCTCACCGCATTCTACATGTTCCGCCTGGTGTTCATGACCTTCTTCGGCCAGACCCGTCTTTCCGAGAAGGCCTTCCACCACCTGCACGAGTCCCCCTGGGTCATCACCGTGCCGCTCGTCTGCCTTGCCCTCCTCTCGCTGGTCGGCGGCTGGATCGGCGTGCCCAAGATCCTCGGCGACGTGCTGGGAGGTCTCCCGAACTACTTCGAAGGGTACCTGGAGCCGGTGTTCGCCTACTCCAACGCCTACGTGCTGCATAACGTACACGGCGCACATCCGAGCCATGCCGTCGAGTGGGGCCTGATGGGCACCTCCGTGGTCATCGCCTGCGCCGGCATCGGCCTGGCCGCCGGCCTCTACCTGATCGCTCCGAGCGTCCCCGAGAAGTTCGTGGCGACCTTCCCGGTGCTGCATCGTGCCGTGTACAACAAGTGGTACATCGACGAAATCTACGACTTCGTTTTCGTCAACCCCTGCAAGGCCCTGGGCAACTTCCTCTGGAAAGGGTTCGACGTGGTAGTGATCGACGGCATCGTGAACGGGGTAGCGGCGGTGGTCCGCGGCTTCAGCGGCATCCTGCGCTACGTGCAGACCGGCTTCGTTCACAACTACGCCTTCTCCATGGTGATCGGCGTGGTGGTCATCGTAGGCGTGTATCTCTTCCGCTAA
- the nuoK gene encoding NADH-quinone oxidoreductase subunit NuoK, giving the protein MLAIENYLILSAILFSIGTIGVLTRRNAIVIFMCIEMMLNAVNLTFIAFSRHLGNIDGQVFVFFVMTVAAAEAAVGLALMIAFFKNRESIDVEDVNLMKL; this is encoded by the coding sequence ATGCTAGCGATCGAAAACTACCTGATACTCTCGGCCATTCTCTTCTCCATCGGGACCATCGGCGTCCTGACGAGGAGAAACGCCATCGTCATCTTCATGTGCATCGAGATGATGCTGAACGCGGTGAACCTCACCTTCATCGCCTTCTCCAGGCACCTGGGGAACATCGACGGCCAGGTCTTCGTCTTCTTCGTCATGACCGTCGCCGCCGCCGAGGCAGCCGTAGGCCTCGCCCTCATGATCGCCTTCTTCAAGAACCGCGAGTCGATCGACGTCGAAGACGTCAACCTGATGAAGCTCTAG
- the nuoG gene encoding NADH-quinone oxidoreductase subunit NuoG has product MVNLTINGKQVAVEKDATIYDAAKACGIKIPILCHDKKLHPFGGCRMCLVEVEQMKGRLIPACTTPVTEGMIVQTTTDEIVKARKLVLELLLLKHPIDCPVCDAAGDCDLQNLTFEYKVNTNRFVDEKFNHEIDYDNPLIERDMNRCIHCGKCARICDEIVSYGAYTFINRGIEAKMGTEFDGPLNCEFCGSCVSVCPVGALNSRPFKFKARWWALNKTKSVCSYCGTGCQLTLGTKDGKVLTTVYDENQGFHNGQLCTRGRFGYQFVNSEKRLTTPLVKKNGKLQEASWEEALEVITSRLSAGKSDPASVAALATPRLTNEELFLFKKLFRGTIGTDNIDHSAGYAHAALTKGAKASFGVAASPSEIADIQKSNLLLVVKSDAYETHPVVGFEINLGVKRKGIDLRIVSDKKGKLTRLPGAKTTVHTPGSEVALFNALCKSVIDQGLAAEGVAGLAELKAAVADATAEKAGVTADEIATLAKDYAAAEKALIILPIGLGYPGHDAALANAAANLAILTGKIGKEGAGLLIMGEKNNSQGAADLGIYPKSTGLSASAIIEGCGNGNIKTLFVAGENPVVSYPNRQKIEKALENVEFMVVADLFLTETAQLADVVLPACSFAEKSGTFTSLGRRVQMVRKAVPAVGLAKTDFEILNTLSAAIGGARYNNQAEIFTEIASTVPAYQGLTQGKLGDEGVVLPVAVSAKLVPAAAKAVAPVAGKLALVTGSALYHSGTLSRFGEGPMYVCPNAYAELSAADAASLKIAEGDMVTVTSGTGSVQVAAKVGKRVPQGTVFAPYHFGEGSVNTITDGAAVTYVTVTKK; this is encoded by the coding sequence ATGGTAAATCTTACGATAAACGGAAAACAGGTTGCGGTAGAAAAAGACGCCACCATTTACGACGCCGCCAAGGCGTGTGGCATCAAGATACCGATCCTTTGCCATGACAAGAAGCTGCACCCGTTCGGCGGTTGCCGCATGTGCCTGGTCGAGGTCGAGCAGATGAAGGGGCGTCTCATCCCCGCCTGCACCACCCCGGTCACCGAAGGGATGATCGTCCAGACCACGACCGACGAGATCGTGAAGGCCAGGAAGCTCGTTCTCGAGCTCCTGCTCTTGAAACACCCGATCGACTGCCCGGTCTGCGACGCCGCAGGCGACTGCGACCTGCAGAATCTCACCTTCGAGTACAAGGTGAACACCAACCGGTTCGTGGACGAGAAGTTCAACCACGAGATCGACTACGATAACCCGCTCATCGAGCGCGACATGAACCGCTGCATCCACTGCGGCAAGTGCGCGAGGATCTGCGACGAGATCGTTTCCTACGGCGCCTATACCTTCATCAACCGCGGCATCGAGGCGAAGATGGGTACCGAGTTCGACGGACCGCTCAACTGCGAGTTCTGCGGCTCCTGCGTCTCGGTCTGCCCGGTGGGCGCGCTCAACTCCCGCCCCTTCAAGTTCAAGGCGCGCTGGTGGGCGCTCAACAAGACCAAGTCGGTCTGTTCCTACTGCGGCACCGGTTGCCAGCTCACCCTGGGGACCAAGGACGGCAAGGTTTTGACCACCGTCTACGACGAGAACCAGGGCTTCCACAACGGCCAGCTCTGCACCCGCGGCCGCTTCGGCTACCAGTTCGTCAACTCCGAGAAGCGCCTCACCACCCCGCTGGTGAAGAAAAACGGCAAGCTCCAGGAAGCAAGCTGGGAAGAGGCGCTCGAAGTGATCACCTCCCGCCTTTCCGCCGGCAAGAGCGACCCCGCGTCGGTAGCGGCTCTGGCCACCCCGAGGCTCACCAACGAGGAGCTCTTCCTCTTTAAGAAGCTCTTCCGCGGCACCATCGGCACCGACAACATCGACCACTCCGCAGGCTATGCCCACGCGGCCCTCACCAAGGGCGCCAAGGCGAGCTTCGGCGTCGCCGCATCTCCCTCCGAGATCGCCGACATCCAGAAGTCGAACCTCCTCCTGGTGGTGAAAAGCGACGCCTACGAGACCCACCCGGTGGTGGGCTTCGAGATCAACCTCGGCGTCAAGCGCAAAGGGATCGACCTGCGCATCGTCTCCGACAAGAAAGGGAAGCTCACCCGCCTCCCGGGCGCCAAGACCACGGTCCACACCCCCGGCAGCGAGGTAGCGCTCTTCAACGCCCTCTGCAAGTCGGTCATCGACCAGGGCCTCGCCGCCGAAGGTGTTGCGGGTCTGGCCGAACTGAAGGCAGCCGTAGCCGACGCGACCGCTGAGAAGGCGGGCGTTACCGCAGACGAGATCGCAACCCTCGCCAAGGATTACGCAGCCGCCGAGAAAGCGCTGATCATCCTCCCGATCGGCCTCGGCTACCCGGGACACGACGCGGCTCTCGCCAACGCAGCGGCGAACCTCGCCATCCTCACCGGGAAGATCGGCAAGGAAGGCGCCGGCCTTTTGATCATGGGCGAGAAGAACAACAGCCAGGGCGCTGCCGACCTCGGCATCTACCCGAAATCGACCGGCCTTTCGGCCTCCGCCATTATCGAGGGTTGCGGCAACGGCAACATCAAGACCCTCTTCGTCGCCGGCGAGAACCCGGTGGTCTCCTACCCGAACCGCCAGAAGATCGAGAAGGCGCTGGAGAACGTCGAGTTCATGGTAGTCGCCGACCTCTTCCTGACCGAGACCGCGCAGCTGGCGGACGTGGTGCTTCCGGCCTGCTCCTTTGCCGAGAAGAGCGGTACCTTCACCTCGCTGGGCCGCAGGGTCCAGATGGTGCGGAAAGCGGTACCGGCGGTAGGGCTCGCCAAGACCGACTTCGAAATCCTCAACACGCTCTCCGCCGCTATCGGCGGGGCTCGCTACAACAACCAGGCAGAAATCTTCACCGAGATCGCCTCCACCGTCCCCGCTTACCAGGGTCTCACCCAGGGCAAGCTCGGCGACGAAGGGGTGGTACTTCCGGTGGCGGTTTCCGCCAAGCTGGTTCCGGCGGCAGCCAAGGCGGTCGCACCGGTCGCCGGCAAGCTGGCCTTGGTCACCGGCAGCGCGCTGTACCACTCCGGTACCCTCTCCCGCTTCGGCGAGGGCCCGATGTACGTCTGCCCGAACGCCTACGCCGAGCTTTCCGCGGCGGACGCCGCCAGCCTGAAGATCGCCGAAGGGGACATGGTCACCGTGACCTCCGGCACCGGCAGCGTCCAGGTAGCGGCAAAAGTAGGCAAGCGCGTGCCGCAGGGTACGGTGTTCGCCCCGTACCACTTCGGCGAGGGTAGCGTCAACACCATCACCGACGGCGCCGCAGTCACCTACGTCACCGTTACCAAGAAGTAA
- the nuoH gene encoding NADH-quinone oxidoreductase subunit NuoH yields MDTLILGLPVAYYIAMVAKVLVAFVFVLLTVAYATYAERKIIGHMQVRLGPMRTGWHGLLQPIADGVKLFFKEEIVPTQASKFAFLIAPLVALIPAFISFAVIPFGAPVTIAGYTVPLQIAAFYDQAGQQVFDINVGVLYILAMASLGVYGVVLAGWASNSKYSLLGGLRSAAQMISYELAAGLAIIAVFMLSESLSLHKIVADQANGAWYVFKQPLAFVIFFICSLAEINRTPFDLPEAETELVSGFITEYSSMKYAMFFMAEYANMITVCAVTTTLFLGGWHGPAFLPGWFWFVAKVYFLIFCCMWIRATYPRYRYDQLMRLGWKVFLPLTLLNVVATGVWVMVFNK; encoded by the coding sequence ATGGATACGCTAATCTTAGGACTGCCGGTCGCGTACTACATAGCCATGGTTGCCAAAGTGCTCGTAGCCTTTGTCTTCGTGCTCCTGACCGTGGCCTACGCCACCTACGCGGAGCGCAAGATAATCGGGCATATGCAGGTACGCCTGGGTCCCATGAGGACCGGCTGGCACGGCCTGCTGCAGCCGATCGCGGACGGCGTCAAGCTGTTCTTCAAGGAGGAGATCGTCCCGACTCAGGCAAGCAAGTTCGCCTTCCTGATCGCTCCCTTGGTCGCCTTGATCCCGGCGTTCATATCCTTCGCCGTCATCCCCTTTGGCGCCCCGGTGACCATCGCCGGTTACACGGTGCCGCTGCAGATCGCCGCCTTCTACGACCAGGCGGGCCAGCAGGTCTTCGACATCAACGTCGGCGTCCTCTACATCCTGGCCATGGCCAGCCTCGGGGTCTACGGCGTGGTGCTCGCGGGTTGGGCTTCCAACTCCAAGTACTCGCTCCTGGGTGGGCTTCGTTCCGCGGCCCAGATGATCTCCTACGAGCTCGCTGCCGGCCTCGCGATCATCGCCGTCTTCATGCTCTCCGAGTCGCTGTCGCTGCACAAGATCGTTGCCGACCAGGCCAACGGCGCCTGGTACGTCTTCAAGCAGCCGCTCGCCTTCGTGATCTTCTTCATCTGTTCGCTGGCTGAGATCAACAGGACCCCGTTCGACCTTCCCGAGGCGGAGACTGAGCTCGTGTCCGGCTTCATCACCGAGTACTCCTCCATGAAATACGCCATGTTCTTCATGGCTGAGTACGCCAACATGATCACCGTCTGCGCGGTCACCACCACCCTGTTCCTGGGCGGCTGGCACGGCCCTGCGTTTCTCCCCGGCTGGTTCTGGTTCGTGGCCAAGGTGTACTTCCTGATCTTCTGCTGCATGTGGATCAGGGCCACCTACCCGCGTTACCGCTACGACCAGCTCATGCGTCTGGGTTGGAAGGTGTTCCTGCCGCTGACCCTGTTGAACGTGGTCGCCACCGGCGTCTGGGTCATGGTCTTCAACAAGTAG
- a CDS encoding NADH-quinone oxidoreductase subunit M: protein MNQLPLLSILTFTPLIGAILLLFVNKNSHGVLRTVAMAVTVVTFVLSLPLITGYNAPGTDIGGFQFIENVPWIAAGPFQMSYHLGIDGISLWLVILTTFIMPISILSTYTAVEEKVKEYMICLLLLEVGMIGTFISLDLFLFYIYWEVMLIPMYFMIGIWGGKNRIYAAVKFFIYTAVGSLLMLVALISLYFKAGGGDFSIIRFWELNLDPTTQMWMFLAFALAFAIKVPMFPLHTWLPDAHTEAPTAGSVILAAVMLKCGTYGYVRFAMPLFPEASAQFTPLIATLSVIGIIYASLVAMVQQDVKKLVAYSSVAHLGFVMLGLYALNTQGVTGGMLQMLNHGVSTGALFLIVGFIYERRHTRQISDFGGLAKQMPVFATMFMIVTFSSIGLPGTNGFVGEFLVLLGSFESSLRWYAIIATSGVILSAVYMLWMFQRVMFGELKNPKNQTLKDLNAREVAIMLPLLFLIFFLGVYPRPIIDSMAPSIDKLIAHTKVQKQVAQVAAPAAPQLPAGHVAVPGLPEEHPALPATQEVK from the coding sequence ATGAACCAGCTACCGTTACTGAGCATATTAACCTTCACACCGCTGATCGGGGCGATTCTCCTCCTCTTTGTGAACAAGAACAGCCACGGCGTGCTCCGTACCGTTGCCATGGCGGTGACGGTGGTGACGTTCGTCCTCTCGCTGCCTCTGATCACGGGGTACAACGCGCCTGGGACCGACATCGGCGGCTTCCAGTTCATCGAGAACGTGCCCTGGATCGCAGCCGGCCCCTTCCAGATGAGCTACCATCTGGGCATCGACGGCATCAGCCTCTGGCTCGTCATCCTCACCACCTTCATCATGCCGATCTCCATCCTTTCCACCTACACGGCGGTTGAAGAGAAGGTGAAGGAGTACATGATCTGCCTCCTGCTGCTCGAAGTAGGCATGATCGGAACCTTTATCTCGCTCGACCTCTTCCTCTTCTACATCTACTGGGAAGTGATGCTGATCCCGATGTACTTCATGATCGGTATCTGGGGCGGCAAGAACAGGATTTACGCTGCAGTCAAGTTCTTCATCTACACCGCGGTCGGTTCGCTCCTCATGCTGGTCGCATTGATCTCCCTTTACTTCAAGGCGGGCGGCGGCGACTTCAGCATCATCCGCTTCTGGGAATTGAACCTCGACCCGACCACCCAGATGTGGATGTTCCTGGCCTTCGCACTGGCCTTCGCCATCAAGGTCCCGATGTTCCCGCTGCACACCTGGTTGCCTGACGCACATACCGAGGCGCCGACCGCAGGCTCCGTCATCCTGGCCGCCGTCATGCTGAAATGCGGTACCTACGGTTACGTCCGCTTCGCCATGCCGCTCTTCCCGGAAGCAAGCGCGCAGTTCACCCCGCTCATCGCAACCCTGTCCGTCATCGGCATCATCTACGCATCGCTGGTCGCGATGGTGCAGCAGGACGTCAAGAAGCTGGTCGCCTACTCTTCCGTAGCGCACCTGGGCTTCGTCATGCTCGGCCTCTACGCCCTCAACACCCAGGGTGTCACCGGCGGCATGCTGCAGATGCTCAACCACGGCGTTTCCACCGGCGCATTGTTCCTTATCGTCGGATTCATCTACGAGCGCCGTCATACTCGTCAGATCTCCGACTTCGGCGGCCTCGCCAAGCAGATGCCGGTTTTCGCCACCATGTTCATGATCGTCACCTTCTCCTCCATCGGCCTTCCGGGGACCAACGGCTTCGTCGGCGAATTCCTGGTGCTCCTGGGCTCCTTCGAGAGCAGCCTCCGCTGGTATGCGATCATCGCCACCTCCGGCGTCATCCTTTCCGCCGTCTACATGCTCTGGATGTTCCAGAGGGTCATGTTCGGCGAACTGAAGAACCCGAAAAACCAGACTCTGAAGGACCTGAACGCAAGGGAAGTAGCAATCATGCTTCCGCTTCTCTTCCTCATCTTCTTCCTGGGCGTCTACCCGCGCCCCATCATTGACTCCATGGCTCCGTCGATCGATAAACTGATCGCGCACACCAAGGTGCAGAAGCAGGTGGCACAAGTAGCAGCACCGGCCGCGCCGCAGCTTCCGGCAGGGCACGTAGCAGTTCCGGGCCTTCCCGAAGAGCATCCGGCTCTCCCCGCAACCCAAGAAGTAAAATAG
- a CDS encoding NADH-quinone oxidoreductase subunit J: MESIFFLVVATVAVISSILVVTCKNPINSALSLVMTFFCLATFYVMLDAPFMAATQVIVYAGAIMVLIIFVIMLLNVKAESGKRGSHAVFAGSVLGLFALFQTVWFLSKGSMTGATGTMDKAQIISVGHVELIGKALFTDFLLPFEITSVLLLAAIVGAVILAKKKI, encoded by the coding sequence ATGGAATCCATCTTCTTTCTCGTCGTGGCTACGGTGGCCGTTATTTCCAGCATCCTGGTGGTCACCTGCAAAAACCCGATCAACAGCGCACTTTCGCTGGTGATGACCTTCTTCTGCCTGGCGACCTTCTACGTCATGCTGGATGCCCCCTTCATGGCGGCCACCCAGGTGATCGTGTACGCCGGGGCCATCATGGTTCTGATCATCTTCGTCATCATGCTCCTTAACGTGAAGGCGGAGAGCGGCAAGCGCGGCAGCCACGCGGTGTTCGCGGGAAGCGTCTTGGGACTGTTCGCGCTGTTCCAGACCGTCTGGTTCCTCTCGAAGGGTTCCATGACCGGCGCGACCGGCACTATGGACAAGGCGCAGATCATCAGCGTCGGGCACGTCGAGCTGATCGGTAAGGCGCTCTTCACCGACTTCCTACTCCCGTTCGAGATCACCTCGGTGCTGCTCCTGGCCGCGATCGTCGGCGCAGTGATCCTGGCCAAAAAGAAAATTTAA
- the nuoI gene encoding NADH-quinone oxidoreductase subunit NuoI: MIMPLIKGLQITLSHMFKKPVTLQYPTERPQIANTFRGLHALNVSHDKAKCVACYLCPTVCPAKCITVEAGEDQNHDKYAAKYEIDMLRCIFCGYCVEACPVDAIRMTEQFELANYSRADFTFTKERLLEKK, translated from the coding sequence ATGATAATGCCGCTCATTAAAGGTCTTCAGATTACTTTATCACATATGTTCAAAAAGCCGGTCACCCTGCAGTACCCGACCGAGCGGCCGCAGATCGCCAACACCTTCCGCGGGCTGCATGCGCTGAACGTATCCCACGACAAGGCGAAGTGCGTCGCCTGCTATCTCTGCCCCACGGTCTGCCCGGCCAAGTGCATCACGGTCGAAGCCGGCGAGGACCAAAATCACGACAAATATGCAGCCAAATACGAGATCGATATGCTGCGCTGCATCTTCTGCGGCTACTGTGTGGAGGCGTGCCCCGTTGACGCCATCCGTATGACGGAACAGTTCGAGCTCGCCAACTACTCGCGTGCCGACTTCACCTTTACCAAAGAGAGACTCTTAGAAAAGAAATAA